The proteins below come from a single Oxyura jamaicensis isolate SHBP4307 breed ruddy duck chromosome 1, BPBGC_Ojam_1.0, whole genome shotgun sequence genomic window:
- the MRTFA gene encoding myocardin-related transcription factor A isoform X2 has protein sequence MLDKAKTLQPAYVGIVPLAETVAKQGKSCSSTYQDSYHSLREVLQLKLQQRRTREELVSQGIMPPLKSPAAFHEQRRSLERARTEDYLKRKIRSRPERSELVRMHILEETSAEPSLQAKQLKLKRARLADDLNEKIAQRPGPMELVEKNILPVESSLKEAIIVGQVNYPKVADNSSFDEDSSDALSPEQPASHESQGSVPSPMDSRICEPLPSTTGTSLAQGTSQLQISADSSETLFLPEQPPPPLPPPPLLPPSLTNGAALPAAKPPPTLIKQSQPKSTSEKSQRSKKAKELKPKVKKLKYHQYIPPDQKQDKGAPPMDSSYAKILQQQQLFLQLQILNQQQQQHYNYQTILPAPPKPPGEQQSGASAPAVRNLSATVSSTSSVSSGSSGLMRQNSNAAVGKPGPLPANLDEMKVAELKQELKLRALPVSGTKTDLIERLRAYQEQNGAAGQTTPTPKPSTAAILPKAAEVVVAFPAARLSTGPALVTTGIAPAEVVVATVTGGSVMKFGSTGSTPPVSPTPSERSQMSTGDENSATGDTFGEMVTSPLTQLTLQASPVQFLVKEESSKPSSCSVNAAPRSERCSTSNSRDAEVRDKDQMLQEKDKQIEELTRMLKQKQQLVEMLRLQLEQEKRSQQSLPAPAAAGERAALASNPAAFGIQVKSENGFLSCQSAKQSSGQTDQFSPAPAASQMDTSNPSPVPKKAVMVKQEVPAAEAEPPCQSHSPRLFLGQQGSALSDLIKGSPPPTLITDSTGTHIVLTVTKQSAERQGLSPHGKAGSSCPALQRVQSSPAKTSSQPQCQLPASTPQQPPQQKQQQPPQQQKQQQQPRGLSQPVRKPSSQPGSPAAPSPSRMDLEQQQQQQQQHTSLFGTPPPPLPVSSVPMKEPPGYEEAMKQQPKAQENGCSSQQMDDLFDILIESGEISADFKEQSSPAGKDPPAAPACSSPPSSHHSSELPVPGSLGQPVPVGRLEDFLESSTGLPLLTAGHDGPEPLSLIDDLHSEMLSSSAILDHPPSPMDTSELHFAHEPAGGIALDLAEANLDSMDWLELPGGSVMSLAPLSSAAPSLFSTDFLDGHDLQLHWDSCL, from the exons TGCTGCAGTTGAAGCTCCAGCAGCGACGCACACGGGAGGAGCTGGTGAGCCAAGGGATCATGCCGC CTCTGAAAAGTCCAGCTGCATTTCATGAACAAAGAAGGAGTTTGGAGCGGGCCAGG ACAGAGGACTATCTGAAACGGAAAATCCGGTCCAGGCCAGAGAGATCAGAGCTGGTTAGGATGCACATTCTGGAAG AGACCTCGGCCGAACCCTCCTTGCAGGCTAAGCAGCTGAAGCTAAAGAGAGCCAGACTGGCAGATGACCTCAATGAGAAGATAGCGCAGAGGCCAGGTCCCATGGAGCTGGTGGAGAAGAACATCTTGCCTGTGGAATCCAGCCTGAAGGAAGCCATTATAG ttgGACAGGTGAACTACCCAAAGGTTGCAGACAACTCCTCCTTTGATGAAGACAGCAGTGATGCCCTCTCCCCCGAACAGCCAGCCAGCCATGAGTCCCAGGGGTCTGTCCCATCGCCGATGGACTCCCGGATTTGTGAGCCTCTCCCTAGCACCACCGGCACATCACTAGCTCAG ggtaCATCCCAGTTGCAGATCAGTGCAGACTCCAGTGAAACACTTTTCCTACCTGAACAGCCCCCCCCgcctctgccacctcctcctctcctgccccccaGTCTTACCAATGGAGCGGCTCTTCCTGCTGCCAAGCCCCCTCCGACGCTCATTAAG cAAAGCCAGCCCAAGTCTACCAGTGAGAAGTCTCAGCGCAGTAAGAAAGCCAAGGAGTTGAAGCCGAAAGTCAAGAAGCTTAAATATCATCAGTATATCCCCCCGGACCAAAAGCAGGACAAGGGAGCTCCTCCCATGGATTCCTCCTATGCCAAAatactgcagcagcagcaactctTTCTCCAGCTTCAGATCCtcaaccagcagcagcagcagcactacaACTACCAGACCATCCTGCCAGCTCCACCAAA GcctccaggagagcagcagagtgGTGCCAGTGCCCCTGCCGTACGCAATCTCTCAGCCACAGTCAGTAGCACCTCTTCGGTATCCTCCGGTTCCAGCGGGCTGATGCGACAGAACAGTAATGCTGCAGTGGGCAAGCCAGGCCCTCTCCCTGCCAACCTAGATGAGATGAAG GTGGCAGAGCTGAAGCAGGAGTTGAAGCTGAGGGCCTTGCCTGTCTCGGGCACGAAGACGGACCTGATCGAGCGTCTCAGAGCCTACCAAGAGCAGAACGGTGCGGCCGGCCAAACCACCCCCACTCCCaagcccagcactgcagccatTCTCCCCAAAGCTGCCGAAGTGGTGGTGGCCTTCCCGGCAGCCAGGCTGAGCACGGGGCCAGCCCTGGTCACCACGGGCATTGCACCAGCAGAAGTGGTCGTGGCCACAGTCACCGGTGGCAGCGTGATGAAGTTCGGCAGCACGGGCTCGACTCCTCCCGTTTCTCCCACTCCTTCTGAGCGCTCGCAGATGAGCACGGGGGACGAGAACTCAGCCACCGGAGACACCTTTGGAGAGATGGTGACCTCACCCCTGACCCAGCTCACCCTGCAGGCGTCTCCAGTGCAGTTTCTGGTGAAGGAAGAAAGCTCCAagccttcctcctgcagtgTAAACGCGGCACCCAGGTCCGAGCGGTGCAGCACCAGTAacagcagagatgcagaagTCAGGGACAAGGACCAGATGCTGCAGGAGAAGGACAAACAGATTGAGGAACTCACCCGCAtgctgaagcagaagcagcagctggttGAGATGCTCAGACtacagctggagcaggagaagcGCTCTCAGCAGTCACTACCAGCCCCAGCGGCTGCGGGAGAAAGAGCAGCCCTCGCCTCCAACCCAGCAGCGTTCGGCATCCAGGTGAAGAGCGAGAACGGTTTCCTGAGCTGCCAGTCCGCAAAGCAATCCAGTGGCCAAACCGACCAATTCAGCCCCGCACCAGCCGCTAGCCAAATGGACACTTCGAATCCAAGCCCAGTGCCAAAGAAAGCCGTGATGGTGAAGCAGGAGGTGCCAGCCGCGGAAGCAGAGCCGCCGTGCCAGTCCCACAGCCCGCGGCTCTTCCTCGGCCAGCAAGGGAGCGCCCTGAGCGACCTGATCAAGGGCAGCCCGCCCCCCACCCTCATCACCGACTCCACCGGGACCCACATCGTGCTCACCGTGACCAAGCAGAGCGCCGAGAGGCAGGGCCTCTCGCCCCACGGGAAGGCAGGGAGTAGCTGCCCGGCCTTGCAG AGAGTACAATCATCGCCCGCTAAAACTTCCAGCCAGCCGCAGTGTCAGCTACCTGCAAGCACTCCTCAGCAGCCCCcgcagcagaagcagcagcagcccccgcagcagcagaagcagcagcagcagccccgagGACTAAGCCAACCTGTCAGAAAG CCCTCATCCCAGCCTggctctcctgctgccccctccccatcccgCATGgacctggagcagcagcagcagcagcagcagcagcacacgtCGCTTTTTGGaactcctccacctcctctccctgttTCCTCGGTCCCGATGAAAGAGCCACCAGGCTATGAAGAGGCCATGAAGCAACAGCCAAAGGCCCAG GAGAACGGCTGCTCCAGCCAGCAGATGGATGACCTGTTCGATATCCTCATAGAGAGTGGAG AGATTTCTGCTGACTTCAAGGAGCAGTCGTCCCCAGCTGGAAAAGACCCACCCGCGGCCCCCGCCTGCTCCTCGCCGCCCAGCAGCCACCATTCCTCGGAGCTGCCGGTGCCGGGCTCCCTGGGGCAGCCGGTGCCCGTGGGCCGGCTGGAGgacttcctggagagcagcACCGGCCTCCCGCTGCTGACGGCAGGCCACGACGGGCCGGAGCCCCTGTCCCTGATCGACGACCTCCACAGTGAGATGCTGAGCAGCTCGGCCATCCTGGACCACCCGCCTTCACCTATGGACACCTCGGAATTGCACTTTGCTCATGAGCCGGCCGGGGGCATAGCCCTGGATCTGGCTGAGGCTAACTTGGACAGCATGGACTGGCTGGAGCTGCCGGGGGGGTCCGTCATGAGCCTGGCTCCCCTCAGCAGCGCGGCTCCCAGCCTCTTTTCCACAGACTTCCTTGATGGACATGATCTGCAGCTGCACTGGGATTCGTGCTTGTAA
- the MRTFA gene encoding myocardin-related transcription factor A isoform X3, translating to MLDKAKTLQPAYVGIVPLAETVAKQGKSCSSTYQDSYHSLREVLQLKLQQRRTREELVSQGIMPPLKSPAAFHEQRRSLERARTEDYLKRKIRSRPERSELVRMHILEETSAEPSLQAKQLKLKRARLADDLNEKIAQRPGPMELVEKNILPVESSLKEAIIVGQVNYPKVADNSSFDEDSSDALSPEQPASHESQGSVPSPMDSRICEPLPSTTGTSLAQGTSQLQISADSSETLFLPEQPPPPLPPPPLLPPSLTNGAALPAAKPPPTLIKQSQPKSTSEKSQRSKKAKELKPKVKKLKYHQYIPPDQKQDKGAPPMDSSYAKILQQQQLFLQLQILNQQQQQHYNYQTILPAPPKPPGEQQSGASAPAVRNLSATVSSTSSVSSGSSGLMRQNSNAAVGKPGPLPANLDEMKVAELKQELKLRALPVSGTKTDLIERLRAYQEQNGAAGQTTPTPKPSTAAILPKAAEVVVAFPAARLSTGPALVTTGIAPAEVVVATVTGGSVMKFGSTGSTPPVSPTPSERSQMSTGDENSATGDTFGEMVTSPLTQLTLQASPVQFLVKEESSKPSSCSVNAAPRSERCSTSNSRDAEVRDKDQMLQEKDKQIEELTRMLKQKQQLVEMLRLQLEQEKRSQQSLPAPAAAGERAALASNPAAFGIQVKSENGFLSCQSAKQSSGQTDQFSPAPAASQMDTSNPSPVPKKAVMVKQEVPAAEAEPPCQSHSPRLFLGQQGSALSDLIKGSPPPTLITDSTGTHIVLTVTKQSAERQGLSPHGKAGSSCPALQRVQSSPAKTSSQPQCQLPASTPQQPPQQKQQQPPQQQKQQQQQQQQQQQQQHTSLFGTPPPPLPVSSVPMKEPPGYEEAMKQQPKAQENGCSSQQMDDLFDILIESGEISADFKEQSSPAGKDPPAAPACSSPPSSHHSSELPVPGSLGQPVPVGRLEDFLESSTGLPLLTAGHDGPEPLSLIDDLHSEMLSSSAILDHPPSPMDTSELHFAHEPAGGIALDLAEANLDSMDWLELPGGSVMSLAPLSSAAPSLFSTDFLDGHDLQLHWDSCL from the exons TGCTGCAGTTGAAGCTCCAGCAGCGACGCACACGGGAGGAGCTGGTGAGCCAAGGGATCATGCCGC CTCTGAAAAGTCCAGCTGCATTTCATGAACAAAGAAGGAGTTTGGAGCGGGCCAGG ACAGAGGACTATCTGAAACGGAAAATCCGGTCCAGGCCAGAGAGATCAGAGCTGGTTAGGATGCACATTCTGGAAG AGACCTCGGCCGAACCCTCCTTGCAGGCTAAGCAGCTGAAGCTAAAGAGAGCCAGACTGGCAGATGACCTCAATGAGAAGATAGCGCAGAGGCCAGGTCCCATGGAGCTGGTGGAGAAGAACATCTTGCCTGTGGAATCCAGCCTGAAGGAAGCCATTATAG ttgGACAGGTGAACTACCCAAAGGTTGCAGACAACTCCTCCTTTGATGAAGACAGCAGTGATGCCCTCTCCCCCGAACAGCCAGCCAGCCATGAGTCCCAGGGGTCTGTCCCATCGCCGATGGACTCCCGGATTTGTGAGCCTCTCCCTAGCACCACCGGCACATCACTAGCTCAG ggtaCATCCCAGTTGCAGATCAGTGCAGACTCCAGTGAAACACTTTTCCTACCTGAACAGCCCCCCCCgcctctgccacctcctcctctcctgccccccaGTCTTACCAATGGAGCGGCTCTTCCTGCTGCCAAGCCCCCTCCGACGCTCATTAAG cAAAGCCAGCCCAAGTCTACCAGTGAGAAGTCTCAGCGCAGTAAGAAAGCCAAGGAGTTGAAGCCGAAAGTCAAGAAGCTTAAATATCATCAGTATATCCCCCCGGACCAAAAGCAGGACAAGGGAGCTCCTCCCATGGATTCCTCCTATGCCAAAatactgcagcagcagcaactctTTCTCCAGCTTCAGATCCtcaaccagcagcagcagcagcactacaACTACCAGACCATCCTGCCAGCTCCACCAAA GcctccaggagagcagcagagtgGTGCCAGTGCCCCTGCCGTACGCAATCTCTCAGCCACAGTCAGTAGCACCTCTTCGGTATCCTCCGGTTCCAGCGGGCTGATGCGACAGAACAGTAATGCTGCAGTGGGCAAGCCAGGCCCTCTCCCTGCCAACCTAGATGAGATGAAG GTGGCAGAGCTGAAGCAGGAGTTGAAGCTGAGGGCCTTGCCTGTCTCGGGCACGAAGACGGACCTGATCGAGCGTCTCAGAGCCTACCAAGAGCAGAACGGTGCGGCCGGCCAAACCACCCCCACTCCCaagcccagcactgcagccatTCTCCCCAAAGCTGCCGAAGTGGTGGTGGCCTTCCCGGCAGCCAGGCTGAGCACGGGGCCAGCCCTGGTCACCACGGGCATTGCACCAGCAGAAGTGGTCGTGGCCACAGTCACCGGTGGCAGCGTGATGAAGTTCGGCAGCACGGGCTCGACTCCTCCCGTTTCTCCCACTCCTTCTGAGCGCTCGCAGATGAGCACGGGGGACGAGAACTCAGCCACCGGAGACACCTTTGGAGAGATGGTGACCTCACCCCTGACCCAGCTCACCCTGCAGGCGTCTCCAGTGCAGTTTCTGGTGAAGGAAGAAAGCTCCAagccttcctcctgcagtgTAAACGCGGCACCCAGGTCCGAGCGGTGCAGCACCAGTAacagcagagatgcagaagTCAGGGACAAGGACCAGATGCTGCAGGAGAAGGACAAACAGATTGAGGAACTCACCCGCAtgctgaagcagaagcagcagctggttGAGATGCTCAGACtacagctggagcaggagaagcGCTCTCAGCAGTCACTACCAGCCCCAGCGGCTGCGGGAGAAAGAGCAGCCCTCGCCTCCAACCCAGCAGCGTTCGGCATCCAGGTGAAGAGCGAGAACGGTTTCCTGAGCTGCCAGTCCGCAAAGCAATCCAGTGGCCAAACCGACCAATTCAGCCCCGCACCAGCCGCTAGCCAAATGGACACTTCGAATCCAAGCCCAGTGCCAAAGAAAGCCGTGATGGTGAAGCAGGAGGTGCCAGCCGCGGAAGCAGAGCCGCCGTGCCAGTCCCACAGCCCGCGGCTCTTCCTCGGCCAGCAAGGGAGCGCCCTGAGCGACCTGATCAAGGGCAGCCCGCCCCCCACCCTCATCACCGACTCCACCGGGACCCACATCGTGCTCACCGTGACCAAGCAGAGCGCCGAGAGGCAGGGCCTCTCGCCCCACGGGAAGGCAGGGAGTAGCTGCCCGGCCTTGCAG AGAGTACAATCATCGCCCGCTAAAACTTCCAGCCAGCCGCAGTGTCAGCTACCTGCAAGCACTCCTCAGCAGCCCCcgcagcagaagcagcagcagcccccgcagcagcagaagcagcagcagcagc agcagcagcagcagcagcagcagcagcacacgtCGCTTTTTGGaactcctccacctcctctccctgttTCCTCGGTCCCGATGAAAGAGCCACCAGGCTATGAAGAGGCCATGAAGCAACAGCCAAAGGCCCAG GAGAACGGCTGCTCCAGCCAGCAGATGGATGACCTGTTCGATATCCTCATAGAGAGTGGAG AGATTTCTGCTGACTTCAAGGAGCAGTCGTCCCCAGCTGGAAAAGACCCACCCGCGGCCCCCGCCTGCTCCTCGCCGCCCAGCAGCCACCATTCCTCGGAGCTGCCGGTGCCGGGCTCCCTGGGGCAGCCGGTGCCCGTGGGCCGGCTGGAGgacttcctggagagcagcACCGGCCTCCCGCTGCTGACGGCAGGCCACGACGGGCCGGAGCCCCTGTCCCTGATCGACGACCTCCACAGTGAGATGCTGAGCAGCTCGGCCATCCTGGACCACCCGCCTTCACCTATGGACACCTCGGAATTGCACTTTGCTCATGAGCCGGCCGGGGGCATAGCCCTGGATCTGGCTGAGGCTAACTTGGACAGCATGGACTGGCTGGAGCTGCCGGGGGGGTCCGTCATGAGCCTGGCTCCCCTCAGCAGCGCGGCTCCCAGCCTCTTTTCCACAGACTTCCTTGATGGACATGATCTGCAGCTGCACTGGGATTCGTGCTTGTAA
- the MRTFA gene encoding myocardin-related transcription factor A isoform X1 — MLDKAKTLQPAYVGIVPLAETVAKQGKSCSSTYQDSYHSLREVLQLKLQQRRTREELVSQGIMPPLKSPAAFHEQRRSLERARTEDYLKRKIRSRPERSELVRMHILEETSAEPSLQAKQLKLKRARLADDLNEKIAQRPGPMELVEKNILPVESSLKEAIIVGQVNYPKVADNSSFDEDSSDALSPEQPASHESQGSVPSPMDSRICEPLPSTTGTSLAQGTSQLQISADSSETLFLPEQPPPPLPPPPLLPPSLTNGAALPAAKPPPTLIKQSQPKSTSEKSQRSKKAKELKPKVKKLKYHQYIPPDQKQDKGAPPMDSSYAKILQQQQLFLQLQILNQQQQQHYNYQTILPAPPKPPGEQQSGASAPAVRNLSATVSSTSSVSSGSSGLMRQNSNAAVGKPGPLPANLDEMKVAELKQELKLRALPVSGTKTDLIERLRAYQEQNGAAGQTTPTPKPSTAAILPKAAEVVVAFPAARLSTGPALVTTGIAPAEVVVATVTGGSVMKFGSTGSTPPVSPTPSERSQMSTGDENSATGDTFGEMVTSPLTQLTLQASPVQFLVKEESSKPSSCSVNAAPRSERCSTSNSRDAEVRDKDQMLQEKDKQIEELTRMLKQKQQLVEMLRLQLEQEKRSQQSLPAPAAAGERAALASNPAAFGIQVKSENGFLSCQSAKQSSGQTDQFSPAPAASQMDTSNPSPVPKKAVMVKQEVPAAEAEPPCQSHSPRLFLGQQGSALSDLIKGSPPPTLITDSTGTHIVLTVTKQSAERQGLSPHGKAGSSCPALQRVQSSPAKTSSQPQCQLPASTPQQPPQQKQQQPPQQQKQQQQPRGLSQPVRKGQKPGLQVVTGQQPHTILSFSAPPNLQPFFLNGFHKGSLKTGAGKAGQPSVPKKPSSQPGSPAAPSPSRMDLEQQQQQQQQHTSLFGTPPPPLPVSSVPMKEPPGYEEAMKQQPKAQENGCSSQQMDDLFDILIESGEISADFKEQSSPAGKDPPAAPACSSPPSSHHSSELPVPGSLGQPVPVGRLEDFLESSTGLPLLTAGHDGPEPLSLIDDLHSEMLSSSAILDHPPSPMDTSELHFAHEPAGGIALDLAEANLDSMDWLELPGGSVMSLAPLSSAAPSLFSTDFLDGHDLQLHWDSCL; from the exons TGCTGCAGTTGAAGCTCCAGCAGCGACGCACACGGGAGGAGCTGGTGAGCCAAGGGATCATGCCGC CTCTGAAAAGTCCAGCTGCATTTCATGAACAAAGAAGGAGTTTGGAGCGGGCCAGG ACAGAGGACTATCTGAAACGGAAAATCCGGTCCAGGCCAGAGAGATCAGAGCTGGTTAGGATGCACATTCTGGAAG AGACCTCGGCCGAACCCTCCTTGCAGGCTAAGCAGCTGAAGCTAAAGAGAGCCAGACTGGCAGATGACCTCAATGAGAAGATAGCGCAGAGGCCAGGTCCCATGGAGCTGGTGGAGAAGAACATCTTGCCTGTGGAATCCAGCCTGAAGGAAGCCATTATAG ttgGACAGGTGAACTACCCAAAGGTTGCAGACAACTCCTCCTTTGATGAAGACAGCAGTGATGCCCTCTCCCCCGAACAGCCAGCCAGCCATGAGTCCCAGGGGTCTGTCCCATCGCCGATGGACTCCCGGATTTGTGAGCCTCTCCCTAGCACCACCGGCACATCACTAGCTCAG ggtaCATCCCAGTTGCAGATCAGTGCAGACTCCAGTGAAACACTTTTCCTACCTGAACAGCCCCCCCCgcctctgccacctcctcctctcctgccccccaGTCTTACCAATGGAGCGGCTCTTCCTGCTGCCAAGCCCCCTCCGACGCTCATTAAG cAAAGCCAGCCCAAGTCTACCAGTGAGAAGTCTCAGCGCAGTAAGAAAGCCAAGGAGTTGAAGCCGAAAGTCAAGAAGCTTAAATATCATCAGTATATCCCCCCGGACCAAAAGCAGGACAAGGGAGCTCCTCCCATGGATTCCTCCTATGCCAAAatactgcagcagcagcaactctTTCTCCAGCTTCAGATCCtcaaccagcagcagcagcagcactacaACTACCAGACCATCCTGCCAGCTCCACCAAA GcctccaggagagcagcagagtgGTGCCAGTGCCCCTGCCGTACGCAATCTCTCAGCCACAGTCAGTAGCACCTCTTCGGTATCCTCCGGTTCCAGCGGGCTGATGCGACAGAACAGTAATGCTGCAGTGGGCAAGCCAGGCCCTCTCCCTGCCAACCTAGATGAGATGAAG GTGGCAGAGCTGAAGCAGGAGTTGAAGCTGAGGGCCTTGCCTGTCTCGGGCACGAAGACGGACCTGATCGAGCGTCTCAGAGCCTACCAAGAGCAGAACGGTGCGGCCGGCCAAACCACCCCCACTCCCaagcccagcactgcagccatTCTCCCCAAAGCTGCCGAAGTGGTGGTGGCCTTCCCGGCAGCCAGGCTGAGCACGGGGCCAGCCCTGGTCACCACGGGCATTGCACCAGCAGAAGTGGTCGTGGCCACAGTCACCGGTGGCAGCGTGATGAAGTTCGGCAGCACGGGCTCGACTCCTCCCGTTTCTCCCACTCCTTCTGAGCGCTCGCAGATGAGCACGGGGGACGAGAACTCAGCCACCGGAGACACCTTTGGAGAGATGGTGACCTCACCCCTGACCCAGCTCACCCTGCAGGCGTCTCCAGTGCAGTTTCTGGTGAAGGAAGAAAGCTCCAagccttcctcctgcagtgTAAACGCGGCACCCAGGTCCGAGCGGTGCAGCACCAGTAacagcagagatgcagaagTCAGGGACAAGGACCAGATGCTGCAGGAGAAGGACAAACAGATTGAGGAACTCACCCGCAtgctgaagcagaagcagcagctggttGAGATGCTCAGACtacagctggagcaggagaagcGCTCTCAGCAGTCACTACCAGCCCCAGCGGCTGCGGGAGAAAGAGCAGCCCTCGCCTCCAACCCAGCAGCGTTCGGCATCCAGGTGAAGAGCGAGAACGGTTTCCTGAGCTGCCAGTCCGCAAAGCAATCCAGTGGCCAAACCGACCAATTCAGCCCCGCACCAGCCGCTAGCCAAATGGACACTTCGAATCCAAGCCCAGTGCCAAAGAAAGCCGTGATGGTGAAGCAGGAGGTGCCAGCCGCGGAAGCAGAGCCGCCGTGCCAGTCCCACAGCCCGCGGCTCTTCCTCGGCCAGCAAGGGAGCGCCCTGAGCGACCTGATCAAGGGCAGCCCGCCCCCCACCCTCATCACCGACTCCACCGGGACCCACATCGTGCTCACCGTGACCAAGCAGAGCGCCGAGAGGCAGGGCCTCTCGCCCCACGGGAAGGCAGGGAGTAGCTGCCCGGCCTTGCAG AGAGTACAATCATCGCCCGCTAAAACTTCCAGCCAGCCGCAGTGTCAGCTACCTGCAAGCACTCCTCAGCAGCCCCcgcagcagaagcagcagcagcccccgcagcagcagaagcagcagcagcagccccgagGACTAAGCCAACCTGTCAGAAAG GGTCAGAAGCCAGGCCTGCAGGTGGtcacagggcagcagccccacacCATATTGTCTTTCTCAGCACCTCCAAACCTGCAGCCCTTCTTCCTCAACGGTTTCCACAAAGGGTCCCTGAAAACTGGTGCGGGCAAGGCCGGCCAACCCAGTGTGCCAAAAAAG CCCTCATCCCAGCCTggctctcctgctgccccctccccatcccgCATGgacctggagcagcagcagcagcagcagcagcagcacacgtCGCTTTTTGGaactcctccacctcctctccctgttTCCTCGGTCCCGATGAAAGAGCCACCAGGCTATGAAGAGGCCATGAAGCAACAGCCAAAGGCCCAG GAGAACGGCTGCTCCAGCCAGCAGATGGATGACCTGTTCGATATCCTCATAGAGAGTGGAG AGATTTCTGCTGACTTCAAGGAGCAGTCGTCCCCAGCTGGAAAAGACCCACCCGCGGCCCCCGCCTGCTCCTCGCCGCCCAGCAGCCACCATTCCTCGGAGCTGCCGGTGCCGGGCTCCCTGGGGCAGCCGGTGCCCGTGGGCCGGCTGGAGgacttcctggagagcagcACCGGCCTCCCGCTGCTGACGGCAGGCCACGACGGGCCGGAGCCCCTGTCCCTGATCGACGACCTCCACAGTGAGATGCTGAGCAGCTCGGCCATCCTGGACCACCCGCCTTCACCTATGGACACCTCGGAATTGCACTTTGCTCATGAGCCGGCCGGGGGCATAGCCCTGGATCTGGCTGAGGCTAACTTGGACAGCATGGACTGGCTGGAGCTGCCGGGGGGGTCCGTCATGAGCCTGGCTCCCCTCAGCAGCGCGGCTCCCAGCCTCTTTTCCACAGACTTCCTTGATGGACATGATCTGCAGCTGCACTGGGATTCGTGCTTGTAA